A region of the Leishmania panamensis strain MHOM/PA/94/PSC-1 chromosome 10 sequence genome:
TCGCTCTCCCCGGCtatgctgcggctgcgggtATGCACTGCTTCCTTTTTGAAACTCTCGCACCCTCGACGTGCAACTGGCGTTCTTTTGCACAAACTTTCCCCCTTTCATGTTCTCTGACAGATGAAACCACAAAACACACTGCCTATTCTTTCTGTTTTGCTTGCGCTACGACTCACACGCGTTTTCGTCCGCCCACTCGCCTTTCAAGACTGCGGTTTGAGTGTTTACgcgcttccctcttttcatACCACCTCACGTCTTTTCTGCAcccactgccccccccccccctacacacccAAGCAACCATGCCCGATGATCAACAGACCGGAAACGTCGTCAACGGCGGTGATGTGCCTTGCTCAGCGCCACCCCAGcagaagctggaggaggacgacgagggcTACGTGCACCCTGACACCGCGACGCTCTTCGACGCTTTCCCGTTCATGCGCCACTTCCCGATCTTTGgaacggcggtggtgccgttTGGACCAAAGTGTACGATGTCGCTTGGCGTTGTGTACATCCTCAGCAAAGGTCTCGCGAGGACGCTGCTCAACGCCTCCAGGTACGCCATGTTCATGAAGAAGTACGGCGTCACCACGGCGGTGTACCAGCGCATCTCCGGTATTGGCTCTATGGGCTTCTCCATCAAGCCGTTGACAGCCATCCTGAGTGATACGTTCGCCTTCTTTGGCTACACGAAGCGGTGGTACATGGCCGTGTCATGTGTTGCCGGTGCGGTATGCGCTGTTGTGTATGGTTTGCTGCCATTTAAGTCGTCGAGCGCTGGCATCGCGGGCGGTATGATTTTCATCTCCGTCTTCTGCATTGCGAACATCGATGTGCTGTCGGAGGGTCACTACAGCCGCCTCATCAAGCGCCACCCCGTTCCTGGTGCGGACCTAATCTCGTGGATTTGGGCTCTCATCATGGTGGGCGCGATCATCGCGTCGGCCATCCAAGGGCCGCTTTCCGACTTGGGCCGCCCTACCGTTGGCATCTTCATCTCTGCAGGCCTGCAGGCTTTCTGCATGCTCTTTTTCATCTTTAACTGGTAcggcgagaagaagaaccTGGTCGAGCGCAAGGAGGACTACCTCTTTTTGCTGAAGGAGGCCCAGATGCGGGGTACAGACTCGGAGCCGATCAAGGAGGGCGTCTTGGGGTACGACAGCACCACGAACAAGAGCAAGTCCGCCGCGCCGTATCCCGAGCCCTTCGCGCAGAACGGCGGTAACGAGCTGGTGAGCTGTGTTGAGCTTGACCATGACGAGATCGAGTGCGACTTTGTCGCAACCACTTGCATGTGTGGCATCTTTGGAGTGAACAAGGAGGTCATCTTTCGCAACGTCTCCATCGCCGTCTACGGCGTCATCATGACGGCTGGCGTCATTGCGCTGACGGTGCTCAACATCACGGGCTCGACCTACGAGCTGCTCTACGGCTGCATCGGCATCTCCCTTATCCTGTGCGTGACCGGCTTCCTTTGCATCCCCATTACGATCATGAAGGCCAACTTCTTCGGGTGGTTCCAGCAGGTG
Encoded here:
- a CDS encoding biopterin transporter, putative (TriTrypDB/GeneDB-style sysID: LpmP.10.1250): MPDDQQTGNVVNGGDVPCSAPPQQKLEEDDEGYVHPDTATLFDAFPFMRHFPIFGTAVVPFGPKCTMSLGVVYILSKGLARTLLNASRYAMFMKKYGVTTAVYQRISGIGSMGFSIKPLTAILSDTFAFFGYTKRWYMAVSCVAGAVCAVVYGLLPFKSSSAGIAGGMIFISVFCIANIDVLSEGHYSRLIKRHPVPGADLISWIWALIMVGAIIASAIQGPLSDLGRPTVGIFISAGLQAFCMLFFIFNWYGEKKNLVERKEDYLFLLKEAQMRGTDSEPIKEGVLGYDSTTNKSKSAAPYPEPFAQNGGNELVSCVELDHDEIECDFVATTCMCGIFGVNKEVIFRNVSIAVYGVIMTAGVIALTVLNITGSTYELLYGCIGISLILCVTGFLCIPITIMKANFFGWFQQVSYILISGGTDNFYMSDAACLPDGPHFTQTFYNTVGSVIGNAAGLIGVYMFARVFSKQSYRVTLACTILVQVLASVFDIIMVQRWNLYIGIPDHAMYIMGDAIVYEVCYMLNYMPLNMLISRLCPKGCESTMFAILASFSNMGSSTSSTIGAILMETVWPLSSSPPCDFSNLRWLLIVGHLITPLIAIPAVFVLIPGTRICDPIDPRDVEAQSIFQTWLNKFTATSDTHAKPQCKSLPDSEEKQ